The nucleotide sequence ACGGCGGGTGCTTCGATACCCTGGAGGCCAACCACGAATGCGCCAGCCTGCGCGACATGGCCGATACCATGCGCATCAACCGGGAGCTGCTCGAAGCCGGCGACTTTGTGACGAATTGGTGGCGGCCCGGCTGGCTACCGTTCCTCACCAACGGCAACGGCGACCAGGTGTGCCTCGACCTCGAAGGCACCTTCACCGGCCAGCCGGGGCAGCTAATCGAGCACTGGCACGACTGGGAGCAGCGCGACGTCCTGTTTCCCGATCTGACCACCTGGCTGGCCGCCGTGGTGCAGGCCTACGAAACGGCCCTCACCGAAACCGCCGCCCTGACTGCCGAGCAGGTTTTCGACCTAGAGCTGGAAGCC is from Hymenobacter tibetensis and encodes:
- a CDS encoding SMI1/KNR4 family protein, encoding MLFTDLLSRLDDLLQHHRPDYYAALNPPATTAEIAAFEAEVGLQLPPELRALYSWHNGQHGGCFDTLEANHECASLRDMADTMRINRELLEAGDFVTNWWRPGWLPFLTNGNGDQVCLDLEGTFTGQPGQLIEHWHDWEQRDVLFPDLTTWLAAVVQAYETALTETAALTAEQVFDLELEAPAGFPLEFQAG